In the Malus domestica chromosome 16, GDT2T_hap1 genome, one interval contains:
- the LOC139193165 gene encoding uncharacterized protein — MRCVVYQGGLEQANALGGFQGQQRQKCDPYSNNYNEGWRDHPHLKWNSQDNGQQSVPNNYNRPPGFFQARPHAPFQPQQQAPSKSLEDLIASLANSTQSHQQKTDKAIENLERQMSQLASLMGQQHQPRRLPSQTVVNPNAEQMNVVNLRSGKEVFEQQSMQKRTRKDTNEHEELQTKNLEQDEALTENERFMKSKKEQTDKEILDTFWKVQDWFNEGVGQDNLEKALVHSITHGNLNYSEHIEEELIQTLAALELLSPIRGKSSSYFISFPISNEKTLRSMIQAPKLELKQIPEHLKYAFLGEDETLPVIISSQLTAEEREKLIRVLKDHKTAIAWSIADIKGINPATCMHRIMLKEGAKPTREAQRRLNPLMMEIVKKEVIKLLDVDTIYPISDSKWVSPVQVVPKRSGVTVIKNEANELVPTRVQNSWRVCTDYQKINSTTCKDHFPVPFIDQMLERLAGHPHYCFLNGYSGYNQIAVAPEDQENTTFTCFYRRFMKDFSMISRPLCRLLQKDVTFDMNEECVVAFNKLKELLSTAPVIMPPDWSLPFELMCDALEYVIALKYLLIKKDAKPRLIRWILLLQEFDLENKDKRGSENVVADHLSRLVHSNTEEDLIPLRESFPNEQLFSLKAIDPWYADIINYKVTKKIPNDFTHAQKDKLVKIAKYYEWDDPYLWKYCLYQLIRSLFKDAYEFCATCDRCQRTGNLGPRNQMPQTPILIVEIFDVWGIDFMGPFPSSNGFLYILLAVDYVSKWVEAKATKTNDSKVVSDFIKTNLFARFRIPRAIISDGGSYFCNRTFEALLRKYNVTHKVSTPYHPQTSGQAQVLNFYEKSCRLPVELEHKAYWAIKAYNMDMSVAGQHRKLQLNELDEIWNDAYESSRIYKEKSKAFHDKMISRKSFAIGQKVLLFSSRLRLFLGKLCSRGPGPFVITNIFPHGAVEIQSAKTGNGFKVNGNRLKPYYESFVVHDVEVVPLQEPSPLG; from the exons atgag GTGTGTGGTGTATCAAGGTGGTCTTGAGCAAGCTAATGCGTTAGGAGGGTTTCAGGGGCAACAAAGGCAAAAGTGTGATCCATACTCAAACAACTATAATGAGGGGTGGCGCGATCATCCACACTTAAAGTGGAACAGTCAAGACAACGGACAACAATCTGTTCCCAACAACTATAACCGTCCACCGGGCTTCTTTCAAGCAAGACCGCATGCACCATTTCAACCTcaacaacaagctccaagtaagtctcttgaggatttaattgcttctttagctaactctactcaatctcatcaacagaaaacagacaaagcaattgaaaaccttgagcGCCAAATGAGTCAGTTAGCAAGTTTGATGGGGCAACAACACCAACCAAGAAGGTTGCCTAGCCAGACCGTGGTGAATCCAAATGCGGAGCAAATGAATGTTGTGAAtttaaggagtggaaaagaagtttttgagcagcaaagtatgcaaaagagGACTAGAAAAGATACAAATGAGCATGAGGAGCTACAAACCAAAAATCTTGAGCAAGATGAGGCTTTAACAGAAAATGAAAG gtttatgaagTCTAAGAAAGAGCAAACTGATAAGGAAATCTTGGATACTTTCTGGAAAGTCCAA GATTGGTTTAATGAAGGTGTGGGACAAGATAATTTAGAGAAAGCATTAGTGCATAGCATTACACATGGAAATCTTAATTATTCCGAGCACATTGAAGAAGAATTAATCCAAACATTGGCCGCTCTTGAGCTTCTTTCACCAATTCGTGGTAAGtcttcttcctattttatttcttttcctaTTTCTAACGAAAAAACTCTTCGTTctatgattcaggcacccaaatTGGAGCTTAAACAGATTCCTGAAcatttgaagtatgcatttttgGGAGAAGATGAAACATTACCGGTTAtcatatcatcacaactcacagcagaagagagggagaaactGATTCGGGTATTGAAGGATCACAAAACTGCCATAGCTTGGAGTATTGCagatatcaaaggtataaatccagCTACATGTATGCATAGGATTATGTTGAAGGAAGGTGCAAAACCAACAAGGGAAGCTCAACGTCGTTTGAACCCACTCATGATGGAGATCGTTAAGAAAGaggttatcaaacttcttgatgttgacaccaTATATCCTATCTCGGACAGCAAGTGGGTGAGCCCTGTTCAAGTAGTTCCGAAGCGGTCCGGAGTCACAGTTATTAAGAATGAAGCTAATGAGCTAGTGCCTACACGTGTTCAAAATAGTTGGAGAGTTTGTACAGACTATCAGAAGATAAATAGCACCACATGCAAGGATCACTTTCCAgtcccattcattgatcaaatgttagaaaggttagctgGTCATCCTCATTATTGCTTTCTTAATGgctattctggatataatcagattgcaGTTGCTCCGGAGGATCAAGAAAATACGACTTTCACAT gtttctaCCGTAGGTTTATGAAGGACTTCTCAATGATTTCTAGACCCTTGTGCCGTTTGCTTCAAAAAGATGTAACATTTGATATGAATGAAGAGTGTGTGGTAGCATTCAACAAGCTTAAGGAGTTGTTATCCACGGCTCCTGtgatcatgccaccagattggagtttACCTTTTGAGTTGATGTGTGATGCTTTAGAGTATGTCATCG cgttAAAGTATCTACTTATAAAAAAAGATGCAAAACCGAGACTCATTCGATGGATACTTCTGCTTCAAGAATTTGACTTGGAGAACAAGGATAAGAgagggagtgagaatgttgtaGCAGATCATCTTAGCAGACTTGTGCATTCAAACACAGAGGAAGATCTCATCCCTTTACGTGAGAGTTTTCCGAATGAGcaattgttttcattaaaggCTATTGACCCTTGGTATgcagatattatcaattacaagGTCACCAAAAAGATTCCGAATGATTTTACACATGCTCAGAAAGATAAGCTTGTCAAAATTGCCAAATACTACGagtgggatgatccttatttgtggaaatattgccttTATCAATTGATTAGAAG TTTGTTTAAGGATGCGTACGAGTTTTGTgcaacatgtgatcgttgtcaacgaacaggtaacttgggcccaagaaatcaaatgccacaaacccctattttgattgttgagatctttgatgtgtggggcattgatttcatgggacctttTCCATCTTCTAATggttttctttatattttattggctgtggattatgtttcaaaatgggtggaagcaaaagccaccaaaactaatgattcaaaagttgtttcagattttattaaGACTAACCTCTTTGCAAGATTTAGAATACCTAGAGCAATCATTAGCGATGGAGGGAGTTACTTTTGCAATAGAACATTTGAAGCGTTGCttaggaagtacaatgtcacacaTAAGGTGTCTACTCCTTATCATCCGCAAACTAGTGGTCAAGCACAAGTATTAAACT TTTATGAGAAATCTTGTCGTCTTCCAGTAGAGTTAGAACACAAAGCTTATTGGGCGATCAAAGCCTACAACATGGACATGAGTGTTGCCGGACAgcatagaaagcttcaattgaatgagtTAGATGAAATCTGGAATGATGCATACGAGTCTAGTCGAATatacaaggagaaatcaaaggcatttcatgacaagatgatatcaAGGAAGAGCTTTGCCATTGGACAAAAAGTTCTTTTATTTAgttctcgccttcggttatttCTAGGAAAGCTTTGTTCTCGAGGGCCTGGTCCATTTGTTATAACTaatatttttcctcatggtgcagtagAAATCCAAAGTGCAAAGACCGGAAACGGGTTCAAAGTGAATGGAAATAGACTCAAGCCATATTACGAGTCTTTTGTGGTGCATGATGTGGAGGTTGTACCCCTCCAAGAACCATCTCCCCTTGGATGA